The segment TTGGTGCACAAAGAATATTTAAGGATTTAGCGACACGCAATGAAGCCAAAGATTTAAGGTCAATTGAAGATGTTATAGCCAGTCTACGTCGTCGAACTGAAAGTGATACTTATCGCTATCAAAAATATTTTTCTATTGATGTTTATAATCCGAAAAACTTTGATTGGATTTTGGACACGAGCGATTTAACAGAGGAAGAAGTATACGAGCAGGTTTCTGGCTTTGTGATGGCGAAATTAAAGGATGCAGAGGGGCGATCACTATGATATACTATATAAATCTGAAATATTTTAGGTTTTAGTTTGTATTATATATAACAATAAGATTTAGATTATTTGATGGAAGTAGGGTTTTTTGACTTTAAAACTTTATAACTTTAATACATTATAACTCTTTATGAATATCGCAATTAATGGTTTTGGTCGCATTGGCCGAGCAGTTTTTAAAGCCTTACTTGAAAAACCAGGGGTTAAAGTAGTGGCGATTAACGATTTAACAGATACAAAGACTCTGGCTCATTTATTAACATATGACAGTGTTTACGGTGTTTCCAATGACCGTATTTCCTATACTGCTAAAACGTTAGTTATTAATGGCCACTCATTTCCAGTATTGGCTGAAAAAGATCCAGCTGCTTTGCCATGGTCAACCTTAAAAGTTGATATTGTGATTGAATCAACTGGCCGTTTTACCGACAGAGATCAAGCACAAGCTCATATCACCGCTGGTGCTAAAAAAGTATTGTTATCAGCGCCTGGTAAAGGCGATGATATTCAGACGTATGTGATTGGTGTTAATGAGAATAAAATCAAGAAAAATGACAAGATTATTTCCATGGCTTCTTGCACAACTAATTGTTTAGCACCGGTAACTGATATTATTCGCAAAGCTTTTGGTATTGATAAGGCGATTATGACAACAATTCATTCATATACCGCTGATCAAAATTTGGTTGATGGACCACATAAAGATTTACGTCGAGCCAGAGCTGCAAGTCTAAGTATGATTCCAACCACAACTGGTGCTGCCTTGGCAGTTGCCAAAACAATTCCATCTCTGGCAGGGCGATTTGATGGTTTGTCAGTTCGGGTTCCAACCCCTGTTGGTTCTCTTTGTGATGCAGTCTATGTCTTGAGAAAGAAAACTACCAAAGATCAGGTTAATACGTTGTTACAAAAAGCTTCACAGTCTAAAGAATATAAAGGTATTGTGACGGTCACTGAAGATCCAATTGTTTCGGCTGACATTGTTGGTAATCCAGCCAGTGCCATTGTTGATCTAGCTTTAACCAATGTCATTGGTGACACATTATTAAAAGTAGTTTCTTGGTATGACAATGAATGGGGATATAGTAATCGCTTAGCTGATTTATGTGTTTATATAAATAAGAAAAAATTATATTAGTTTTGTTTTATATAATATAAAAGTAATTTTACCTATATGACAACAACAGAAAAACGAAATTATTTTATAATATTAATTATTTCAGTGATTGTTAGTGGAGTGGTTGGGGGATTAGCTGGCTTTATGGCTACTGATTCGCTAGCTAAAAGTTCTTCGTTTATTAATAGACTTGAGGGCATGGTGAGTGGCAAAGTCGCCAGTAACCAAACAAGGCAAGCAATTAATAATGATTCAGTGGTTCAAGTTGTAGATACTGTTTCTCCAGCCATCGTTAGTATTATAGTTTCCAAAGACTTACCAAGGTTTAATAGCCCAATGGGAAATTCTGAATTTTTCCGCCAATTCCTTGGTGAGGATTTTGAGAGATTTTTTGGTGAACAACCTTCAACTGAAGGTGAAGAGAATAAAAAGCAAGAGATAGGCAATGGTAGTGGTTTCATAATTTCCAAAGATGGTTTAGTGGTTACCAATCGACATGTGGTTGCTGATGAAGCGGCTGAATATACAGTTGTGACTAATAAAGGTGAAAAATATACGGCTAAAGTTCTGGGACGAGATCCAGTAAATGATTTAGCAATTTTAAAAATTGAAGGTAACGACTTTCCAACACTGAACTTAGGTGATAGCAGTCAGCTCAAACCGGGCCAAAGTGTTATCGCCATTGGCAATGCTCTTGGTCAATTTACTAATACTGTTTCTACAGGTGTAATTTCCGGGCTATCTCGCTCTATTGATGCCTTTGGAGGCTCTAATGTTGGCAGTGAGAGGTTGATTGGTTTAATCCAGACAGATGCGTCAATTAATCCAGGAAACTCTGGTGGACCATTGTTGGATATGTCTGGGAATGTGATTGGGATTAATGTGGCTGTGGCTCAAAATGCTCAAAATATTGGCTTTGCAATTCCAATAGACCAGGTAAAAGGTACAATTGATAGTGTTCGTGAGAATGGCCGTTTAGTAAAAGCCTGGATTGGAGTTAGATATTTATTAATAACCCAAGATATTGCCAAAGCGCAGAAACTAGAAAAAGATAATGGTGCTTGGGTTACAAATGGTGATGGACCAAACCAACCTGCAGTTATAAAAGATTCGCCAGCTGAAAAAGCAGGTATTAAAGATGGTGATATTATTTTAGAAGTCAATGGTGAAAAGATTACTGTTGATAATCCTTTGGCTAATACAGTTAGCAAATCAAAACCTGGTGATAAGCTAGAGTTAAAAATTTGGCGAGATGGCAAAGAAATAACAATTACGGTTACTCTTGAAGAAATGAAATCATAATTATAATGGAAAATTTACTAAAACAAACTGAAGATTTACGAGAGAAAATCCTAGAAACCTGGAGGTTACTTTGACCTTGATCGCAAATCAAGTCAGGCACATAGTTTACGCTTAGAAATGAATGAACCTAGTTTTTGGGATGACCAAGAACGAGCAGTTGAAGTTGGTAAGACTGCTGAAGCCTTAGATCAAGAAGTTTTGGCCTGGCAACAATTATTAGACGAAGTGCGACAACTTGAAGAATTAATTGCTCTTTCACAAGAGCAAGGTGATACCAGTTTAGCTGAAGAATCAGACAAACAATTTTTCCTTCTTAAAAAGAAATTTGAGGAGTTGGAATTTTTTGTCTTTTTTTCTGGTGCCTATGATGTGAGCAATGCGATTATCTCTTTACATGCTGGAACCGGGGGAGTTGATGCACAAGATTGGACAGAAATGCTAGAACGAATGTTCTTGCGTTTTTGTGAGCGTCATAATTGGAAAGCAGAAATTGTTGATCGAACGGTTGGTAATGAAGCTGGTTTAAAAAGTGTAACGTTTAATGTTACCGGTCGCTATGCCTATGGTTATCTTAAATCTGAGGCTGGTGTTCATCGTTTAGTTCGTATTTCTCCTTTTGATTCCGAGGGCATGCGCCATACTTCTTTTGCTTTGGTAGAAGTATTACCTGAATTACCAGATAACGAAGGTGTGGAAATAAAACCCGAAGATATTTCTGTTGATTTTTTTCGATCCTCAGGACCTGGCGGACAAAATGTTAATAAAACTTCAAGCGCTGTTCGTTTAGTGCATATTCCAACCGGTATTGTTGTTGCCACACAAACTGAACGTTCCCAGCATCAGAATCGTGAATTAGCTATGAAAATATTACGAGGTAAGTTACATCAGTTGAGCCTAGATAGTCGAGCTGAAGAAAATGCTGTTTTGCGTGGCAAGGTTGAAAAAGCAGCCTGGGGAAAGCAAATTCGTTCTTATGTTTTACAGCCATATCAGTTGGTTAAAGATCATCGAACTGGTTATGAAGAAACTGATGTTGAAGCAGTATTGAATGGCAAAATTGAAGGGTTTATTGATGCATATTTGAGAAGTAAGTCGAAAACGTAATTCCTTTCTGTCATCCCTGCTTATACACTGTCATTCCCCTAATAATCCTGTCATCCCCGTCCCCGCCTTCGCGGGGATAAACTCCGGCGGGGATCTAGTGAAAGATCTGAGATAAAACTTAACCTAGATCCCCGACCAAGTCGGGGATGACAATGGGTAGTTCGTGGGAGGCACATATTTGAGTATTAAGCTTTTAATTTGCTATGGAGGGATCATTACCCAAGGGTAGGGTATTGTTAATTGCTTGTCTTGGATTTATTTTCGGGATTGGTATTTTTTCATTTGGGCAACTATTTTCTGAATTGTGGTGTTTTGGATTGGCTATATTTTTTTGTCTGTGTGCTGTTTGGTCAAATTATAGAAAAAAAATATATATTTCTATAATTTCTATTCTCGCCCTAGGTTTTTTTCTAGCTGGGTGGAGATATAGTTTGAGTTATCCAAATATAGATTCTAATCATATTAGTTTTTATAATAACCAGATCAAAACGTTTGAAGGAATAGTTATCAAGGAGCCAGTTGAGAAAAATCAAAAAAGACAATTAACAATACAGACAAATCAAGGGAAAGTACTTGTCACTACTGATCTCTTTCCAGAATATAGGTATGGCGATTTTTTAGAAATTACCTGCAAACTTGAAGCACCGGAGAACAACGATTTTCCCTATGATCGATATTTAGCTCGTTATAATATATATTCTTTATGTTCAAGACCACATATTAAGT is part of the Candidatus Falkowbacteria bacterium genome and harbors:
- the gap gene encoding type I glyceraldehyde-3-phosphate dehydrogenase, translating into MNIAINGFGRIGRAVFKALLEKPGVKVVAINDLTDTKTLAHLLTYDSVYGVSNDRISYTAKTLVINGHSFPVLAEKDPAALPWSTLKVDIVIESTGRFTDRDQAQAHITAGAKKVLLSAPGKGDDIQTYVIGVNENKIKKNDKIISMASCTTNCLAPVTDIIRKAFGIDKAIMTTIHSYTADQNLVDGPHKDLRRARAASLSMIPTTTGAALAVAKTIPSLAGRFDGLSVRVPTPVGSLCDAVYVLRKKTTKDQVNTLLQKASQSKEYKGIVTVTEDPIVSADIVGNPASAIVDLALTNVIGDTLLKVVSWYDNEWGYSNRLADLCVYINKKKLY
- a CDS encoding trypsin-like peptidase domain-containing protein, which encodes MVSGKVASNQTRQAINNDSVVQVVDTVSPAIVSIIVSKDLPRFNSPMGNSEFFRQFLGEDFERFFGEQPSTEGEENKKQEIGNGSGFIISKDGLVVTNRHVVADEAAEYTVVTNKGEKYTAKVLGRDPVNDLAILKIEGNDFPTLNLGDSSQLKPGQSVIAIGNALGQFTNTVSTGVISGLSRSIDAFGGSNVGSERLIGLIQTDASINPGNSGGPLLDMSGNVIGINVAVAQNAQNIGFAIPIDQVKGTIDSVRENGRLVKAWIGVRYLLITQDIAKAQKLEKDNGAWVTNGDGPNQPAVIKDSPAEKAGIKDGDIILEVNGEKITVDNPLANTVSKSKPGDKLELKIWRDGKEITITVTLEEMKS